A portion of the Patescibacteria group bacterium genome contains these proteins:
- a CDS encoding glycosyltransferase has translation MKIIFLSNQLFDYPLKTNKWHVATRVAERGHRVLFIDPPIRFRKVIKQIFQGRWGLGRLLSGFYAPVGNSPKPGSGTGLRTWLLSLPIATLKVFTPLTSVPSESPNLTRFNVNRMKRRVPEFFDGEAILWVYNPAMIEYIEKIPHKLLVYDCVDDYPSMANYQRLGLSDEIAKKEEQIASRADLIFATTKNLAEKLRQRNDNVYYVGNAGDYARFAPAAKAEIITRQPASPNRGEPADKFQISNEGEERRTGEEKLPKESPVLAAQRTGFSGVPKPIIGFTGAIDDYKVNLPLLVRVAKDHPEKSLVLVGPTGVAGDQPDLCDLKGLENVYFIGERPYEEMPAFFARFDVYIIPYNLNDYTVKGCFPVKFLDALAAGLPTVVTNLPAYEDFADVSYIAGDDEEFGKLIQKALDENSKEKVEKRMRIARQNSWNNKVEKMLQIVTSKLSS, from the coding sequence ATGAAAATTATTTTTCTTTCTAACCAACTCTTCGACTACCCTTTAAAGACCAACAAATGGCACGTGGCTACCCGGGTGGCTGAGCGGGGGCATCGAGTTCTTTTTATTGATCCTCCAATTCGTTTTCGCAAAGTAATAAAACAAATTTTCCAAGGGCGTTGGGGTTTGGGAAGGTTACTTTCAGGGTTTTACGCTCCGGTCGGCAATTCCCCAAAGCCAGGTTCTGGGACTGGTCTTAGAACCTGGCTTTTGTCCTTGCCGATCGCTACTTTAAAAGTCTTTACCCCTCTGACCTCTGTGCCTTCCGAATCACCAAACCTTACTCGTTTCAACGTTAACCGAATGAAAAGGAGGGTTCCGGAATTTTTTGATGGCGAAGCTATCCTTTGGGTTTATAATCCAGCAATGATTGAGTATATTGAGAAGATACCACACAAGTTATTGGTCTATGATTGTGTGGATGATTATCCTTCTATGGCTAATTACCAGCGGCTGGGGCTTTCTGATGAGATTGCGAAGAAGGAGGAGCAGATTGCGAGCCGTGCTGACCTTATTTTTGCAACAACTAAAAATTTGGCGGAGAAGCTCCGGCAGCGGAATGACAACGTTTATTACGTGGGAAATGCGGGAGACTATGCACGCTTTGCCCCTGCGGCTAAAGCGGAAATTATAACCCGCCAGCCCGCTTCACCGAATCGAGGCGAGCCGGCGGACAAATTTCAAATTTCAAATGAAGGAGAAGAAAGAAGAACCGGCGAGGAAAAGTTGCCAAAGGAAAGTCCCGTCCTTGCGGCTCAAAGGACGGGATTTTCCGGAGTACCAAAACCAATTATCGGCTTTACCGGAGCAATTGACGATTACAAAGTGAACCTCCCTCTTCTTGTTCGAGTTGCTAAGGACCATCCGGAAAAATCTTTAGTTTTGGTAGGACCAACTGGAGTAGCGGGCGACCAGCCTGATCTTTGTGACCTTAAAGGACTTGAAAATGTTTATTTTATTGGCGAACGTCCGTATGAAGAAATGCCCGCGTTTTTTGCCCGGTTTGATGTTTACATTATTCCCTATAATCTAAACGACTATACGGTAAAGGGTTGTTTTCCGGTTAAGTTTTTGGATGCTTTGGCGGCTGGATTGCCCACTGTGGTTACCAATCTCCCTGCCTACGAAGATTTTGCTGACGTTTCTTATATTGCTGGAGATGACGAGGAGTTTGGTAAGTTGATTCAAAAAGCATTAGACGAAAATTCCAAGGAGAAAGTAGAGAAGCGTATGCGCATTGCTCGTCAAAATTCATGGAACAATAAGGTGGAAAAAATGCTTCAGATTGTTACTTCAAAGCTTTCTTCGTAG
- a CDS encoding ATP-binding cassette domain-containing protein — MAAIAVKNLKKYYRVFHKEPGLKGSLKSLIKRKYVNVKAVDGINFSIDEGELVGFIGPNGAGKTTTLKCLSGLLYPTAGEVTVLDYEPKDRKNEFKKQISLVMGQKNQLWWDLPAQETFRLNKEIYEVPEKQYRETLNELVELLDIGEILDVQVRKLSLGQRMKCELIASLLHQPKVLFLDEPTIGLDVVMQKKIRDFIQEYNKRYKATIILTSHYMEDVRSLCERVIMINKGALAFDGPVKKLITDHATYKILVVIFGNDVKEKDLEKIGKVTEFTPHKAIIQVPRKEATERAAKLLSEFPVDDLSIDEPHLEEIIRKIFNNY; from the coding sequence ATGGCGGCAATTGCAGTTAAAAATTTAAAAAAATATTACAGAGTTTTTCATAAAGAACCCGGACTAAAGGGTTCCCTAAAATCTTTAATTAAACGAAAGTACGTAAACGTAAAAGCGGTGGACGGGATCAATTTTTCAATTGACGAGGGGGAACTGGTTGGTTTTATCGGTCCTAATGGCGCAGGGAAAACAACAACCTTAAAATGTCTTTCTGGGCTCCTCTACCCTACCGCAGGCGAAGTGACCGTTCTAGACTACGAACCAAAAGACCGGAAAAACGAGTTTAAAAAACAAATTTCTCTGGTCATGGGACAAAAAAACCAACTCTGGTGGGATCTGCCGGCCCAGGAAACTTTTCGGCTGAATAAAGAAATCTACGAGGTTCCGGAAAAACAATATAGAGAAACTCTGAATGAACTTGTTGAACTTTTAGATATTGGAGAGATTTTAGACGTGCAAGTTCGAAAGCTTTCCCTGGGACAAAGAATGAAGTGCGAGCTGATCGCCTCACTCCTCCACCAACCAAAAGTTCTCTTTCTTGACGAGCCAACAATTGGTTTGGACGTAGTAATGCAAAAGAAAATTCGCGATTTTATTCAGGAATATAACAAAAGATACAAAGCAACAATTATTCTCACCAGCCACTACATGGAAGATGTCAGAAGCCTATGCGAGAGGGTAATTATGATAAACAAAGGCGCTCTTGCCTTCGATGGACCCGTTAAAAAACTAATTACTGATCACGCCACTTACAAAATATTAGTTGTGATCTTTGGAAATGATGTAAAAGAAAAAGACCTCGAGAAAATAGGTAAAGTAACTGAATTCACACCACATAAAGCAATTATTCAAGTTCCCAGAAAAGAAGCAACGGAAAGAGCAGCAAAACTACTTTCTGAATTTCCTGTAGACGATTTGTCTATTGATGAACCACACCTAGAAGAAATTATTAGAAAGATTTTTAATAACTATTAA
- a CDS encoding transposase: MDRNPLRTGRIYHIYNRGVEKRETFPDPSYYKRFIFLLKHYLKYDYPYSTLLKRLKQSQTEPSKQTILKHLEQKRIKPPVDIISFCLMPNHYHITLKQRVKDGISFFMHKIGVAYTNYFNIRLERTGRLFEGPYKSVLIESNEQLVHLTRYQHINPRKLRLESKNKLVEYPWSSLSTYLEENYGNFINPQVVTSLFKSPREYLEFVMAEVDEFEPLRLETVALDDDFGWFQKFRSQKKAYKKHLREQFKNTL; this comes from the coding sequence ATGGATAGAAACCCTTTAAGAACAGGGAGAATCTACCACATATACAACCGAGGAGTAGAAAAGCGCGAAACATTTCCTGACCCCAGTTACTACAAACGTTTTATTTTCCTCCTTAAGCATTACTTAAAATACGATTATCCTTACAGTACCCTACTAAAACGACTTAAACAGTCACAAACAGAGCCCAGCAAACAGACAATTCTAAAACACTTAGAACAAAAACGAATCAAGCCTCCAGTAGACATAATTTCCTTTTGCTTAATGCCTAATCATTACCACATTACACTTAAACAGCGAGTAAAAGATGGTATTTCTTTTTTCATGCACAAAATTGGCGTTGCATACACTAACTACTTTAATATTAGACTAGAAAGAACTGGCCGGTTGTTTGAAGGACCTTACAAAAGTGTTCTAATAGAATCAAATGAACAGTTGGTACATCTAACTCGATATCAACACATTAACCCACGTAAGCTCAGGCTGGAAAGCAAAAATAAACTAGTTGAGTACCCGTGGTCTAGCTTATCTACATACCTAGAAGAAAATTATGGCAATTTTATTAACCCCCAAGTTGTAACTAGCTTGTTTAAGTCCCCTAGAGAATACTTGGAATTTGTCATGGCTGAAGTCGACGAATTTGAGCCTCTACGTCTAGAAACAGTAGCCTTAGATGATGATTTTGGTTGGTTCCAAAAGTTCAGATCTCAAAAAAAGGCTTACAAAAAGCATTTACGAGAACAATTCAAGAACACACTGTAA
- a CDS encoding ABC-2 family transporter protein, with product MKRYIKLYLQFIKNAFIKESMFRVNFISHTIAELINVTIGVLGLHIIFGQITSLGGWDYQEILLLYGTANIIRGLYFGPFIKNMHGVVQHVRKGTLDFSLLFPVSSQFYVSTREIRLFTVTPLVSGLFIIIYSLGNLNLSPSIPIIFTYASFIFCSVILCYALWFISVTPAIWFPQLREIHEVFISLYGFSRYPPEIFSRSAMLFFTLIIPLLILAAVPTKVLLNKAGLFETFWLPTAALILLYLSNRFWHFALRHYNSASS from the coding sequence ATGAAAAGATACATAAAACTCTACTTACAATTTATAAAAAATGCCTTTATCAAAGAATCTATGTTTAGGGTGAACTTCATCTCCCACACTATCGCGGAACTGATTAACGTAACTATTGGAGTTCTCGGGTTACACATCATTTTCGGGCAAATTACTTCCCTAGGCGGGTGGGATTACCAGGAAATTCTGCTTCTATATGGAACAGCTAATATTATCCGCGGATTGTACTTCGGCCCCTTCATCAAAAATATGCACGGGGTTGTCCAACACGTCCGAAAAGGTACCCTTGATTTTTCACTCTTATTCCCCGTATCATCCCAATTCTATGTCTCAACCCGTGAAATTCGATTATTCACCGTAACCCCTCTAGTAAGTGGCCTATTTATCATAATATATAGCCTTGGCAATCTTAACCTTTCCCCCTCAATACCAATCATTTTCACCTACGCATCTTTCATTTTCTGCAGTGTAATTTTGTGCTATGCACTATGGTTCATTAGCGTTACGCCAGCCATCTGGTTTCCTCAACTCAGAGAAATCCACGAAGTTTTTATCAGCCTCTACGGCTTCTCCCGCTACCCACCCGAAATCTTCAGTAGATCGGCAATGCTTTTTTTCACCCTTATCATACCTCTACTTATCCTAGCCGCCGTACCAACAAAAGTGCTCTTGAACAAAGCCGGCCTTTTTGAAACTTTCTGGCTCCCCACCGCCGCCCTCATTCTCCTTTACCTATCCAACCGCTTCTGGCATTTTGCCCTCCGCCACTACAACTCCGCCTCCTCCTAA
- a CDS encoding ABC-2 family transporter protein: MKKEKAIIKTAIEQTLISRSKVIFRLTLSAISLVTTILIWQAVYNANQQISNYTLQEMVTYSFLSFLLNRTSLSIHWRISHDIGTGEINNYLLLPFHYLHFRFLKAFGSRLIADTILSLPVFIGLAWIYKNYLLPPNSLQHLALIFLLVLPLTLFLNLFYTSIIGLSGFWTTEISGLFYLIGSISKFVGGALLPLSAFPTSWQKVLNALPFRYLYAFPIDVYLGKLTMLEIGVGLFVQALWVLSFYIILKIIWHFGIRRHEAYGS, translated from the coding sequence ATGAAAAAAGAAAAAGCAATAATAAAAACTGCAATAGAACAAACGTTAATTTCCCGCTCAAAAGTAATCTTCAGGTTAACTCTTTCCGCAATTTCATTGGTTACAACCATCCTTATCTGGCAGGCAGTTTACAATGCAAACCAACAGATTAGCAACTATACCTTACAAGAAATGGTTACCTACAGCTTTCTCTCATTTCTTTTGAACAGAACCAGCTTATCAATCCATTGGAGAATAAGTCACGACATCGGGACGGGGGAGATTAACAACTACCTTCTTCTCCCCTTCCATTACCTGCATTTTCGTTTTTTAAAAGCTTTTGGCTCCCGCCTTATTGCTGATACAATTCTCAGCCTACCAGTATTTATCGGGCTCGCTTGGATTTACAAAAATTATCTCCTGCCACCAAATTCCCTTCAACACCTGGCTTTGATTTTTCTCCTTGTCCTTCCCCTAACTCTTTTTTTAAATCTTTTCTACACATCAATAATTGGTCTTTCCGGTTTTTGGACAACAGAAATCAGTGGTTTGTTCTATCTTATTGGCTCAATTTCCAAATTTGTTGGCGGCGCCCTTCTTCCACTCTCTGCCTTCCCCACTTCCTGGCAAAAGGTCCTCAACGCACTACCATTTCGTTATCTTTATGCCTTCCCAATTGACGTCTATTTAGGAAAACTTACTATGCTAGAAATTGGCGTGGGTCTCTTTGTTCAAGCACTTTGGGTACTGTCTTTCTATATTATCTTAAAAATCATCTGGCACTTTGGAATCCGTCGCCACGAAGCCTACGGAAGTTAG
- a CDS encoding glycosyltransferase family 4 protein: MKICYVLNSGDPGGVEQHVLDLTRGMVERGHEVYVVCPWGKMVNKYFEIGAQVRIDKPQLDVDPFYISRLARFINKIQPDILHVHMLKTTVNGLIASKVFRLSSRILGQPGSPTSAGEAPGAEKCGAPSLPASSLPYTVAHIHTPLPEWQIPGWKKKLNIFVNRIISNWAADVVIALTESRKRVKIEGEGIDPKKIRVIPNGVDTKNIKLQISNDKADYRKKLGIREDAILVGTLSRLTVEKGISYLIEAVPKWPTYKIQDTKCEILIGGSGELREELEDRARELGLQVCVEEKSAAEEAPGAEECGGSGTTVRFLGFVPEDEKWDYLAALDIFVFPSLAEGFGISLIEAMVTGCACLASDLEVLQEVGGETVEFFRAGDPQNLAKRLAVLIKDKEKRQSLGDRAQKRVEKKYSLELVLDNYENLYKELRLNFS; encoded by the coding sequence ATGAAAATTTGTTATGTTTTAAATTCGGGAGACCCCGGTGGGGTGGAACAACACGTTTTGGACCTGACGCGGGGAATGGTTGAACGTGGGCACGAGGTTTATGTGGTTTGTCCTTGGGGAAAGATGGTTAATAAATATTTTGAAATTGGAGCCCAAGTGCGGATAGATAAGCCCCAACTTGATGTTGACCCCTTTTATATTTCACGGTTGGCCCGGTTTATTAATAAGATTCAACCGGATATTTTACATGTGCATATGTTGAAGACAACGGTGAACGGGTTGATTGCGTCTAAGGTTTTTAGATTGTCTTCTCGTATTTTGGGACAGCCCGGTTCCCCAACTTCCGCAGGAGAAGCCCCTGGGGCTGAGAAATGCGGTGCCCCTTCCTTGCCGGCTTCTTCATTGCCCTATACAGTTGCGCATATCCATACACCTCTTCCTGAGTGGCAAATTCCCGGGTGGAAGAAGAAGTTAAATATTTTTGTAAATAGGATAATTTCTAATTGGGCGGCAGATGTGGTTATTGCTCTTACCGAATCTCGGAAAAGGGTTAAGATTGAAGGGGAGGGGATAGATCCAAAAAAGATACGCGTGATACCAAACGGAGTGGACACAAAAAATATCAAATTACAAATTTCAAATGACAAAGCAGATTACAGAAAGAAGTTGGGAATAAGGGAGGATGCTATTTTGGTAGGGACGCTATCTCGGCTGACAGTAGAGAAGGGAATAAGTTATTTAATTGAGGCAGTTCCTAAATGGCCAACATACAAAATACAAGATACTAAATGCGAAATACTAATTGGGGGGTCGGGGGAGTTGAGAGAGGAATTGGAGGACAGGGCGCGGGAGTTGGGATTACAAGTTTGTGTAGAAGAAAAGTCCGCTGCAGAAGAAGCCCCAGGGGCTGAAGAATGCGGCGGTTCAGGTACAACGGTTCGGTTTCTTGGTTTTGTGCCCGAAGATGAGAAGTGGGATTATCTTGCTGCTTTGGATATTTTTGTTTTTCCTTCCCTTGCCGAGGGTTTTGGAATTTCTCTTATTGAGGCAATGGTAACTGGGTGTGCTTGTCTGGCTTCTGATTTGGAAGTTCTTCAGGAAGTAGGCGGGGAGACAGTTGAATTTTTTAGAGCTGGTGATCCGCAGAATTTAGCAAAGAGGCTGGCTGTTTTAATTAAGGACAAGGAGAAAAGGCAAAGTCTTGGGGATCGTGCTCAAAAGAGGGTGGAAAAAAAATATTCCCTGGAGTTGGTTTTGGATAATTACGAAAATCTTTATAAAGAGTTACGTTTAAATTTTTCTTAA
- a CDS encoding class I SAM-dependent methyltransferase, with protein MNSNEISRLHELEKYYWWHVGRKRILETFLKRISLPKDSKILDVGCGTGETTKIFEDYGKVWGVDVSDKALEFCRKQGLQNLRQSGARHLPFEDRFFDVVAMLDILEHIEEDEEALREVYRVLKGHGYLLITVPAWQFLWSDHDEALEHKRRYIHFELRSKLEKADFKIQRLSYAIMFLSFPIVFWRLFQKIFVQSSYPKTSYVVLPPWLNTFFIFLLRLEARLLKYINLPFGISLVCLVRKK; from the coding sequence ATGAATAGCAATGAGATAAGTAGGTTACATGAATTGGAGAAATATTATTGGTGGCACGTTGGCCGAAAAAGAATTTTGGAAACTTTTTTAAAGAGAATATCTTTACCGAAAGATTCTAAGATTTTAGATGTAGGTTGTGGAACTGGAGAGACAACCAAAATTTTTGAAGATTATGGGAAAGTTTGGGGTGTTGATGTTTCAGACAAAGCTTTGGAGTTTTGCCGAAAGCAAGGATTGCAAAATCTTAGGCAAAGTGGTGCTCGCCATCTTCCTTTTGAAGACAGATTTTTTGATGTTGTTGCAATGTTGGATATTTTGGAACATATAGAAGAGGATGAGGAAGCATTGCGGGAAGTTTATCGTGTGCTTAAAGGCCATGGTTATTTACTTATAACAGTTCCAGCTTGGCAGTTTTTGTGGAGTGACCACGATGAGGCGTTAGAGCACAAACGCCGGTATATACATTTTGAGTTACGCAGCAAGTTAGAAAAAGCTGACTTTAAGATTCAAAGGTTAAGTTATGCAATTATGTTTTTATCCTTTCCAATAGTTTTCTGGCGCTTGTTTCAAAAAATTTTTGTGCAAAGTTCGTATCCTAAGACTTCTTATGTTGTTCTTCCTCCTTGGCTAAATACTTTTTTTATTTTTTTACTTAGGCTAGAAGCAAGATTGTTAAAATATATCAACTTGCCATTTGGAATTTCTTTGGTATGTTTAGTCCGTAAGAAGTGA
- a CDS encoding glycosyltransferase, protein MRVLFQSRIDLFDRRGGDTVQMERTAQELNKLSVDVDIDCSPRKNLSQYDLVHLFNIDWPANVYLCARNAKKQGKPIVLSPIHHSFEEIERYEREYQFGLRRIVNLLFRGREQREKFKDFYRAVVDPKKIPSTIVEFKKGVMEEQRELLGMVHAVLVQTEAETADIVEDFGVCFSIAAGEAPGASRVLAPGARECGGRVYKVVNGVDQRFANAMPDWFIENYGWEDFVVCVGRVEPRKNQLAVIAAGFRLRERQVPSFSQGRDFQTPQLLFVGKISWRHPEYALRFKNLVRKYNWIKHIESIPYKKMGSVYAAANTHVSASWFETTGLVSLEAGLAGCNVVAAGDRARDYLGDFAFYCDPGKLDSVTKAISKAMQNKPSPLLKPHILENFTWDKTAEQTLAVYRTVLGVD, encoded by the coding sequence ATGAGAGTTTTATTTCAATCTCGGATAGATTTATTTGACCGCCGTGGAGGAGATACTGTGCAAATGGAAAGGACTGCACAGGAACTTAATAAACTCAGCGTAGATGTAGATATTGATTGTTCCCCAAGAAAGAATCTGTCTCAGTATGATTTGGTTCACCTTTTTAATATTGATTGGCCAGCCAATGTTTATCTGTGTGCAAGAAATGCGAAAAAACAAGGTAAACCTATTGTTCTTTCACCTATCCACCATTCTTTTGAAGAAATAGAACGTTACGAAAGGGAATATCAGTTCGGTCTCCGGCGCATAGTTAATCTACTTTTTAGAGGGCGAGAACAACGCGAAAAATTTAAAGATTTTTATCGGGCAGTAGTTGATCCAAAGAAAATACCTTCGACGATTGTCGAATTTAAGAAGGGAGTTATGGAGGAACAGCGGGAGCTTCTGGGAATGGTGCATGCCGTTTTGGTGCAAACAGAAGCAGAGACAGCTGATATTGTGGAGGATTTTGGTGTGTGTTTTTCGATCGCCGCAGGAGAAGCCCCTGGGGCTTCCAGAGTTCTAGCCCCAGGGGCTAGGGAATGCGGGGGCCGTGTTTACAAGGTGGTAAATGGTGTGGACCAGCGTTTTGCAAACGCTATGCCCGATTGGTTTATAGAGAACTACGGGTGGGAGGATTTTGTGGTTTGCGTGGGCAGGGTTGAACCTCGTAAAAACCAGTTAGCAGTAATTGCTGCCGGTTTCCGTTTGCGGGAGAGGCAAGTCCCGTCCTTTTCGCAAGGACGGGACTTTCAAACTCCCCAACTCCTCTTTGTTGGGAAGATTTCCTGGCGTCATCCGGAATATGCCTTGCGTTTTAAGAACTTGGTTAGAAAATATAATTGGATTAAACACATTGAAAGTATCCCTTATAAAAAGATGGGTTCGGTTTATGCAGCAGCAAACACCCACGTTTCTGCTAGTTGGTTTGAAACTACTGGTTTGGTAAGCTTAGAAGCAGGGCTTGCCGGTTGTAATGTTGTTGCTGCGGGAGATAGAGCCCGAGATTATCTTGGCGATTTCGCGTTTTATTGCGATCCCGGAAAATTGGATTCTGTTACTAAGGCAATTTCTAAAGCAATGCAGAACAAGCCCTCACCGTTATTGAAGCCACACATTTTAGAAAACTTTACTTGGGACAAAACTGCGGAGCAAACATTGGCTGTGTACAGAACAGTGCTTGGTGTTGATTAG